In Timaviella obliquedivisa GSE-PSE-MK23-08B, the sequence CTAACAGCAGGAGAAGAAAAAATAGTTGATTTGTTGGCAGAGGTGCAGCAGTCAGGAGAAGACGTAGGATTTTTGGTACATCTAGAGGCGCAGTCCTATACCGAAGCCGACTTTGCCCGTCGCATGTTTTTCTACTTTGCAAGGCTCTACCAAAAATACCGTCAGCGGGTATACCCCATTGTCGTCTTCTCATTTGATGAACCCTATCGAGCAGAAGCCAATTGCCATATTGTAGAATTTCAAAATCGCAAGGTTTTAGAATTTAGCTTTGAGGCAATTCAATTAAACCGCCTTGATTGGCGAGACTTTCTGAGTCAGCGCAATCCTGTTGCGGCAGCACTAATGGCAAAGATGCAAATCATGCCAGAAGATCGTCCTAAAGTTAAAGCAGAGTGTCTGAGAATATTAGCAACCCTACGTTTAGATGCAGCCCGAACTCGTTTGATTTCGGGTTTCGTAGATACTTATCTTAGGCTCAATTCTACTGAAGAAACTCTGTTTCAAGCAGAGGTTGCTAAAATTGAGCTAAGCGATCGGAGAGAGATTATGCAAATTGTAACAAGTTGGATGCAGCAGGGCATTGAGCAGGGCATTGAGCAGGGTGAGCGATCGCTAATCTTTCGGCTATTAGGGCATCAAGTAGGAACAGTGCCTGATGAATTAGTCGAGCAATTAAATAGGCTGTCTAGAGAACAGTTAGAGTCTCTAGGTGAAGCGCTGCTGGATTTTGGTGGATTGGCAGATTTGGAGCATTGGCTAGTAGAGAATGTTTAAGTTAATAATGAGTTCGCGGAGATGGGTAAAAGTTTGGCTCATAGGCAAGAACGCTAATGAGAAATAAAAATAATGGATAAGAGTGTCTACTTAGGAATCGATTTTGGTACCTCTGGGGCACGGGCGATCGCCATCAATGTCCATAAACAAGTCCAGGCTGAAACTCATATTCGTTTTGAACAATCTCCTCCAGATCTAGCAAACTATTGGCGGACTACACTCTTTCAATTAATTTGCCAAATTCCTCTAGACATTAGGCAGAATATTCAAGCGATCGTCATTGATGGCACCTCTTCTACGGTAATTCTCTGCGATCGGCAAGGTCAGCCCTTAGCGGCTCCCATTCTTTATAACGATGACCGAGCAGCGGCAGTGCTGCCCCAGGTGAGAGCGATCGCCCCGTCCAATCATCCGGTGATTAGCGCCACTTCGAGTTTTGCAAAACTCCTTTGGTGGGCTGCTTCCTTTTCCTCAACAGCCGCCTATTTTTTGCATCAGGCAGATTGGCTCTCTTTTGAACTGCACGGGCAAATTGGCATCACAGATTACCACAACGCTTTAAAGTTGGGGTATGACGTTCAGTCGCTTTGCTATCCTGATTGGCTTCAAAACTCACCGTTTTATCTCCCTAATGTGGTTGCTCCAGGGACGGCGATCGCTCCTATTCTGCCTCACCTTAGCATCGCGCTTGGCTTGCCTGCTGACTGCATCATTCGGGCAGGCACGACAGACAGCATTGCGGCATTTTTGGCGAGCCGTGTACAGACTCCGGGTGGAGCAGTGACTTCGTTGGGGTCAACCTTGGTGCTAAAGCTGTTGAGCCGAACTAGGGTTGACCATGGACAGTCGGGCATCTACAGTCATCGGTTAGGCAACTTGTGGCTGGTGGGGGGCGCATCCAATACGGGCGGTGCAGTGCTGCGGCATTTTTTCAATGATGCAGCACTGCGGCGGCTGAGTCCATTAATTTGCCCTGAAACAGAAAACCCCCTGGATTATTACCCATTGCTGAAGCCCGGAGAGCGTTTTCCTACAAATGATCCTAATCTGTCGCCACGACTAGAGCCGCGCCCTAGTTCACAGGTAGAGTTTCTGCACGGTTTGCTTGAAAGCATGGCTCGGATTGAGGCGAAGGGTTATGGGCTGTTGCAAGAGTTAGGCGCAACTCCGTTGACCCATGTTTATACCGCGGGAGGTGGGGCAAAGAATGAGGTGTGGCAGAAATTGCGATCGCGCCATCTCAAGGTACCTGTGGCACGATCGCTTCAAACTGAAGCTGCCTACGGGACTGCCCTTTTAGCCTTATCGTCTTCCTAAAAAATGGATTTAATCGGTTCTCTGCACTTGCTACGATCGGCTATCAGCACTCTTTACCTATTTCTTTGATAGAGGCAAGCTGACACAATAAAAGAACAAACGAGAGGAAACCAACCTATGAAATTATTCGGCGCTCAATCTATTTATGACTGGTACCGTGATGTTATCCGTAACCCTAAATATCGCTGGTGGATCATTGTAGGTAGCTTGGCATACATTATTAGCCCAATTGATATCGCTCCCGACTTTATTCCTATCATTGGTCAGGTCGATGATGTGTTAATCATGACACTGTTGGTTTCTGAAGTTTCTCAGCTTTTGATTAACCGTGTGAAAACGATGAAAGGCAAAGAGTCTGTTGTAGATGCTACAGCCTCAGAGAATAACCCAGTTGAGGTTAATGCAGTCCAGGTTGATTAATGTTTGTATGTTTTCAAATCTACTTAACGTCTCAATTGCAGGCATCTTGCCTGCTTTTTTTTGTCAAAAATATTCCGTGCTATTAATGGCATGTGCTGTCAGTAAGTTTATAGAAATAAAGCATCAGGTTTGCCTAAAACATTGAACACCTATGCGATCGCAGCTTCTTATGATTAAACTTGGCTTGACAGTCAGGAGAAGTCGTGTATGTCTAGCAATTTGTTAATATAATCCTTATAGCCAGAACCTTTTCACAACTTAGGTCAGCAACTTAAAAGTGCTGAGCGATTTGTGAAAAATTGCGCGATCGAATTAATACTATTTATTAATTTGCTAAATTTGAAGCTTTAATTAATAATCTAACTATTATTAAAATAACGTTTGGGGCTATATTCTTTACATGGCTCAGATAGTTAGCCCCAAATTCTTCATCAGAGATTGCAAGGAAACTTCGGAAGCAATGAGTGAAAATTCGCCTAATTCGTTAACAGGAAAAGCACTACTTCAAAAAGTCAAAGAGCTTGCTCACTTACCCCGTCGGGAAAAAGCAAGACGCTGTGGTTACTATACCTCTGGGAAAAACAACCAAACCCGTGTGAACTTGGCTGATTTCTTTGAAGCACTTCTAGAAGCAAAAGGTACAACCCTTAGCGCCGAGGGTTCTAAAGATGGTCGGGGGCGAGAGCCAACTTACCGCGTTAGTGTCCATAAAAATGGACAAATTGTGATTGGGTCAACGTACACCGAAAAGATGGGCTTGAAAGCAGGCGACGAGTTTGAAATCAAACTGGGCTACAAACATATCCGCCTCAATCAAATTGATGCAGGTGATGCCTAAAAATCTTAGATTGATAGATTCTTGTTTTTCAACTGACGGGGCAAAGTAATCTTTGCCCCGCTTTTGTTTTGACTAACTTTTATCCGGTAGATTATGAGGAGTAAAGATGGATCTTGCCAATTTAATCACTGATTTAGCTCAGGCTTCTGCGGCTCTCCAGATACTCGCTTTTTTTGGGGTTTGGTTAGTTTTGTGGTTACCGATCGCCCTTCCCCTAGCGATCGCCCTTAAATGGCATCCTCCTCAACCTTTGACCCTTTCCCAAAAGCTGCCCCTGTTGGCATCGCTTTACCTAATTGCGCCCTTGGTACTCTGGGGATTTGCGGCACTGGCTGGCGCATCTTTTGCAATCTATGGATTGCCATGGAAACTCTCGGTTCTACGCTCGCTGGCTCAAGGAGTGGGGGGAGGAATCTTGGGTTTGGCGATCTTGTTAGGAATTGAGAGGGCTTTGGGCTGGGTGCGTTGGCAGACCCCTACCCAGAGTTTAGCTAAGACATTGATTCCAACCCTAGGCTTAGGTATTGGGGTCAGCCTGACGGAAGAACTGATTTTTCGAGGCTTTTTACTTAATCAGTTGCAGCAAGAGTATCTGCCCTGGATTGCTGCAACGATCGCCAGCCTGATTTTTGCTGTATTACATTTGGTCTGGGAAGGGAAGGAGAACATTCCTCAATTGCCCGGTTTGTGGCTGATGGGCATGGTATTGGTGCTAGCCCGTTGGGTAAATGGGGGCGAGTTAGGGTTGGCATGGGGGCTGCACGCTGGATGGATATGGGCGATCGCCACGATTGACACAGCAGAACTAATTTCGCCCACTGGAAAAGGCGCTGCCTGGCTAACAGGTTTTGGGGGTAAACCCTTGGCAGGAATAATGGGGATTTTGTTTTTACTAGGAACGGGTGGGGCGCTGGGGTTAATGGGCGGGTAATTAGGATGCTAATCGGGTACGTCAAATAACACTGTGGTCATGTAGCGGTATGCCCATTCGGCTCCGAAGGCTTTTTCTAGCACGCGGCGGGTTTTGTCGTTTTGCTGCTGTTGGTTGCAGTAGTGATGCTGCCCAGCTAGAATTTCCGCTTGTTTTTCGGGAGTCGGTGGGGTAGCGATCGCCTGTTGGCAATGAATTTCTAAATATTTTTCAATGCGATCGAGAAACTGCTCTTCTTCATCGGGGCTATTAGGGCGAACCAGCACACAAAACTCAGAAAAAATATCGCCCCAAGCCGGAATCGTGCGGGCTTGAGAAAACTCTAGAGAGGGGAGTAGGCTCAGGCGCGATTGATACAGCGCAGGAAGGGTGCGATCGGGGTTAACGGGGGAGAGATCCACAATAGCCATGCTAATCTGCTTCCGTACCCCGACCAAATCCGTGCCAAACATCGGCAAATCATATTCAGGACGAGGAAACATGACACAGTGTAAAATATCGAGCGAGTTGCCGATTTTTGCCAGTTCCATGTGCATCTTCCGAAACTGTGGCGTTTGGTAGCAATGGTT encodes:
- a CDS encoding phycocyanobilin:ferredoxin oxidoreductase yields the protein MPSSATDSIREQQHPLIQKLANSIETIWQRHLDLSPYQLPEDLGYVEGRLEDEKLVIENHCYQTPQFRKMHMELAKIGNSLDILHCVMFPRPEYDLPMFGTDLVGVRKQISMAIVDLSPVNPDRTLPALYQSRLSLLPSLEFSQARTIPAWGDIFSEFCVLVRPNSPDEEEQFLDRIEKYLEIHCQQAIATPPTPEKQAEILAGQHHYCNQQQQNDKTRRVLEKAFGAEWAYRYMTTVLFDVPD
- a CDS encoding AbrB family transcriptional regulator, whose protein sequence is MSENSPNSLTGKALLQKVKELAHLPRREKARRCGYYTSGKNNQTRVNLADFFEALLEAKGTTLSAEGSKDGRGREPTYRVSVHKNGQIVIGSTYTEKMGLKAGDEFEIKLGYKHIRLNQIDAGDA
- a CDS encoding CPBP family intramembrane metalloprotease, whose product is MDLANLITDLAQASAALQILAFFGVWLVLWLPIALPLAIALKWHPPQPLTLSQKLPLLASLYLIAPLVLWGFAALAGASFAIYGLPWKLSVLRSLAQGVGGGILGLAILLGIERALGWVRWQTPTQSLAKTLIPTLGLGIGVSLTEELIFRGFLLNQLQQEYLPWIAATIASLIFAVLHLVWEGKENIPQLPGLWLMGMVLVLARWVNGGELGLAWGLHAGWIWAIATIDTAELISPTGKGAAWLTGFGGKPLAGIMGILFLLGTGGALGLMGG
- a CDS encoding DUF1232 domain-containing protein, coding for MKLFGAQSIYDWYRDVIRNPKYRWWIIVGSLAYIISPIDIAPDFIPIIGQVDDVLIMTLLVSEVSQLLINRVKTMKGKESVVDATASENNPVEVNAVQVD
- a CDS encoding DUF4351 domain-containing protein, yielding MVDLLAEVQQSGEDVGFLVHLEAQSYTEADFARRMFFYFARLYQKYRQRVYPIVVFSFDEPYRAEANCHIVEFQNRKVLEFSFEAIQLNRLDWRDFLSQRNPVAAALMAKMQIMPEDRPKVKAECLRILATLRLDAARTRLISGFVDTYLRLNSTEETLFQAEVAKIELSDRREIMQIVTSWMQQGIEQGIEQGERSLIFRLLGHQVGTVPDELVEQLNRLSREQLESLGEALLDFGGLADLEHWLVENV
- a CDS encoding FGGY-family carbohydrate kinase; the encoded protein is MDKSVYLGIDFGTSGARAIAINVHKQVQAETHIRFEQSPPDLANYWRTTLFQLICQIPLDIRQNIQAIVIDGTSSTVILCDRQGQPLAAPILYNDDRAAAVLPQVRAIAPSNHPVISATSSFAKLLWWAASFSSTAAYFLHQADWLSFELHGQIGITDYHNALKLGYDVQSLCYPDWLQNSPFYLPNVVAPGTAIAPILPHLSIALGLPADCIIRAGTTDSIAAFLASRVQTPGGAVTSLGSTLVLKLLSRTRVDHGQSGIYSHRLGNLWLVGGASNTGGAVLRHFFNDAALRRLSPLICPETENPLDYYPLLKPGERFPTNDPNLSPRLEPRPSSQVEFLHGLLESMARIEAKGYGLLQELGATPLTHVYTAGGGAKNEVWQKLRSRHLKVPVARSLQTEAAYGTALLALSSS